The [Pantoea] beijingensis genomic sequence TTTTGTGGAAACGAGCCTCAGTCTGAGCGCCTCTTATGTGACTTTCCCGCTGGAGATTATTGAGATTGAGGCGGGGGAGGTGTTCGATGACGGGCACTATATTGTTACGGCCTGGCCGATGGCGCATGTCATTGAGTGTTATGGCTATCGCATTCAGGAACATGATAAACCCGGGGTACTGGATGCCGAACGTTTAAAAGCTGAAGGAATTGCGGCAGGCCCGTGGTTTCAGCAGCTCAAACGCGGGGAAACCGTGATAATGGACGATGGCCGTGAGGTTTGTGGGAAAGATTACCTTGGCACCTACACCAAAGGAAAATCGCTGGCGATCTTTGGCGATACTGCACCGACGGCGGTTGCCAGTGAGATGGCGCGGCAGGTTGATGTGATGGTACATGAAGCAACCTTAGAAGCGGCGATGCAGGAAAAGGCCAACGGGCGCGGGCACTCGACGACGCATCAGGCCGCTACAGCGGCAAAACAGGCTGGTGCGAAACGCCTGATCGCGACGCATTTTAGCTCGCGTTATGGCTATGCCGATATGGAAAGGTTGCTGGCTGAGTGCCGGGACATTTTCCCGGCAACGGAATTCGCGCGGGATTTTGCCGTTTTTACGCTGTAATCAACGGGCCGGATACCGGCCCGCATGGTTTATTCTGGTACGATCCAGCTCACACTAGTATGTCCGGTACCGGAAGGGACCAGCGTGTTATGCAGCCATGGCAGTAAGTCACGCATTTGCTGCTCCAGCTTCCACGGTGGGTTCACGACGATCATACCGGAAGCGGTCATTCCAAACCGATCGCTATCCGGACGTACCCCCAACTCAATTTGCAGAATGTTGCGAATGCCAGTCCCTTCGAGCGCTTTGCTCATGCGTTTGATCTGCTGACGCAGGACGACCGGGTACCATAGCGCAAACACACCAGTACCAAAACGTTTGTGTCCTTCCTGAATGCCGCTGACGACCGCCTGATAATCGGTTTTCAGTTCGTAAGGCGGATCGATAAGAATCAAACCCCGGCGCGACGGTGGCGGCAATTTGGCCTTCAACTGCTGATAGCCATCTGAGCGGTCTGTGCGCGCACGCGTATCCTTCAGAAATTCACCGCGCAGCAGCGGGTAATCGCTGGAGTGCAGCTCGGTGAGCTGAAGTTTGTCATCTTCACGCAGCAGATGGCGCGCAATCAATGGCGAGCCAGGATAAAAACGCAGCTTTCCATTTGGATTCAGCGCCTTAACGGCGTCGATGTAAGGTGTCATCAGCGTGGGTAGATCGTCCTGTTGCCAAATGCGGGCGATCCCCTCCAGATATTCACCGGTGCGCTCGGCGTGTTCTCCGCTTAACTGATAGCGGCCCGCACCAGCATGCGTATCCAAATAGAGGAAAGGTTTCTCTTTCTCTTTCAGGGCCTCAATGATCAAGCTCTGGACCGTATGTTTGAGAACATCGGCATGATTGCCGGCATGAAAACTGTGGCGATAACTGAGCATTTTACCTATCCTGTTGAATTTATAAGGTTTTAATTGATATTAAGTCAATTTTTACAATTATTACCTCACGGATTACCCACAGAACGGCGCACAGCAACGGATGCAGGAAAAAGCATGAGAACCTTTAGAAGCGCATGATTATATCAGGGATGATTGCCGGATGGGGTGAAAGCATGACACCAAATCGAGGCTTTTATCATTTTACCGGGCGAGTGATAGATGCGCCCCGTCAATATGACGAAAATAAGCGATTTGAGTCCGATGTTCTGATGTCCTCACCGACTGTGATGCGACGCGCCCAAGGGCTTATAATACGGCGTCACCGGTATCGCGCTTTTCTGGAGAATGGGTTTTAATCGCCAGCGAACGACAACAAAGTCCCCGTTGCCCCCATTGATTTCCGTTACACTTAGCCGCATGTTAAAAAGATTGCGCGAATCGCTGCGCCCACTCACAACCATAAAGGGACTGTGTCATGACCAATCCGTTACTTTCTTCGTTTACCTATCCGCCATTCTCCGCAATCAAGCCAGAGCACGTGGTGCCAGCTGTACAGGCCGCACTGGATGATTGTCGCGCGGTGGTTGAAAAAGTGGTTGCTCAGGGCGCACCTTATACATGGGATAACCTTTGCCAGCCTTTGGCAGAGGTCGATGACCGTTTGAGTCGTATTTTCTCTCCCGTGAGCCATCTAAACGCCGTTCAAAACAGTTCCGAGCTGCGTCAGGCTTATGAGCAGGCGTTGCCATTGCTCTCAGAATACGGTACTTGGGTAGGGCAGCATGAAGGGCTGTATCAGGCGTACTGTAACCTGAAAGAGAACAGCTATCTGCAGCTTAGTGTGCCGCAGAAAAAAGCGGTTGATAACGCACTGCGTGACTTTGAGTTGTCCGGTATTGGCCTGTCGAAAGAGAAACAAAAACGCTACGGTGAGATTGCGGCGCGTTTGTCTGAACTGGGTTCGACCTACAGCAACAACGTGCTGGATGCGACCATGGGCTGGAGCAAGCTGATTGCCGATGAGAGCGAGCTTGCCGGTATGCCAGAGAGTGCGCTGGCGGCGGCAAAGGCACAGGCCGAAGCCAAAGAACAAAATGGATGGTTGCTGACGCTGGATATTCCCAGCTATCTGCCGGTGATGACCTACTGTGATAATCCGGCGCTGCGCGAAGAGATGTACCGCGCCTATTCAACCCGCGCGTCCGATCAAGGGCCTAATGCCGGGAAGTGGGATAACAGCGAGGTGATGGCGGAAGAGCTGGCACTGCGTCACGAGTTGGCACAGCTGCTAGGTTTTTCCTCATATGCTGATAAGTCGTTGGCGACAAAAATGGCAGAGAACCCGGCACAGGTGACCGACTTTCTGACCGATTTAGCCGTACGTGCACGGCCACAGGCCGAAAAAGAGCTTGAGCAGTTGCGTGCTTTTGCCAAAAAAGAGCACGGTGTTGACGAACTGAACCCGTGGGACCTGACGTACTATGGGGAAAAGCAAAAGCAGCACCTGTACTCAATCAGTGACGAGCAGCTACGCCCCTATTTCCCGGAAGAGCGTGCGGTTAACGGCCTGTTTGAAGTAGTGAAGCGTATTTATGGCATCACCGCGAAAGAGCGTAAGGATATTGATGTCTGGCATCCCGAAGTCCGTTTTTTCGATCTGTTTGATGAGAGCGGGGAATTACGCGGCAGTTTCTATTTGGATCTCTATGCGCGCGAGCACAAACGCGGTGGTGCATGGATGGATGATTGCGTAGGCCAGATGCGTCGCGCCGATGGCTCACTACAGAAACCGGTTGCTTATCTGACCTGTAACTTCAATCGTCCGATAAATGGTAAGCCTGCGCTCTTTACGCACGATGAAGTGACCACGTTGTTCCACGAGTTCGGCCATGGTTTGCACCATATGCTGACCCGTATTGAAACCCCGGGGGTTTCAGGTATTAACGGTGTACCATGGGATGCCGTTGAGCTGCCAAGCCAGTTTATGGAAAACTGGTGCTGGGAGCCGGAGGCGCTGGCGTTTATCTCGGGGCATTATCAAACGGGTGAATCGTTGCCTCAGGCATTGTTGGATAAAATGCTGGCCGCAAAAAATTATCAGGCCGCACTGTTTATCCTGCGTCAGCTAGAGTTTGGCCTGTTTGATTTCCGCTTGCATGCGGAGTTTGATCCGGCAAAAGGTGCGCAGATCCTTGAGATGTTGCAAGAGATTAAAAAGCTCGTTGCGGTGGTACCCGGCCCTTCCTGGGGACGCTTCCCGCATGCATTCAGCCATATTTTTGCAGGCGGCTATGCTGCAGGGTATTACAGCTACCTGTGGGCCGATGTGCTGGCGGCTGACGCATATTCACGCTTTGAGGCTGAGGGGATTTTCAACCGCGAAACCGGGCAGTCTTTCCTTGATAATATCCTGACGCTCGGGGGTTCCGAAGAGCCAATGGATCTGTTCAGGCGTTTCCGTGGACGTGAACCGCA encodes the following:
- the rnz gene encoding ribonuclease Z, which translates into the protein MELIFLGTGAGTPSRERNVSAIALTLDNCRSGAIWMFDCGEATQHQFMRSPLKPGKLDKIFITHLHGDHIFGLPGLLTSRSMGGVMTPLTLYGPKGLKSFVETSLSLSASYVTFPLEIIEIEAGEVFDDGHYIVTAWPMAHVIECYGYRIQEHDKPGVLDAERLKAEGIAAGPWFQQLKRGETVIMDDGREVCGKDYLGTYTKGKSLAIFGDTAPTAVASEMARQVDVMVHEATLEAAMQEKANGRGHSTTHQAATAAKQAGAKRLIATHFSSRYGYADMERLLAECRDIFPATEFARDFAVFTL
- a CDS encoding 23S rRNA (adenine(2030)-N(6))-methyltransferase RlmJ, with the translated sequence MLSYRHSFHAGNHADVLKHTVQSLIIEALKEKEKPFLYLDTHAGAGRYQLSGEHAERTGEYLEGIARIWQQDDLPTLMTPYIDAVKALNPNGKLRFYPGSPLIARHLLREDDKLQLTELHSSDYPLLRGEFLKDTRARTDRSDGYQQLKAKLPPPSRRGLILIDPPYELKTDYQAVVSGIQEGHKRFGTGVFALWYPVVLRQQIKRMSKALEGTGIRNILQIELGVRPDSDRFGMTASGMIVVNPPWKLEQQMRDLLPWLHNTLVPSGTGHTSVSWIVPE
- the prlC gene encoding oligopeptidase A — encoded protein: MTNPLLSSFTYPPFSAIKPEHVVPAVQAALDDCRAVVEKVVAQGAPYTWDNLCQPLAEVDDRLSRIFSPVSHLNAVQNSSELRQAYEQALPLLSEYGTWVGQHEGLYQAYCNLKENSYLQLSVPQKKAVDNALRDFELSGIGLSKEKQKRYGEIAARLSELGSTYSNNVLDATMGWSKLIADESELAGMPESALAAAKAQAEAKEQNGWLLTLDIPSYLPVMTYCDNPALREEMYRAYSTRASDQGPNAGKWDNSEVMAEELALRHELAQLLGFSSYADKSLATKMAENPAQVTDFLTDLAVRARPQAEKELEQLRAFAKKEHGVDELNPWDLTYYGEKQKQHLYSISDEQLRPYFPEERAVNGLFEVVKRIYGITAKERKDIDVWHPEVRFFDLFDESGELRGSFYLDLYAREHKRGGAWMDDCVGQMRRADGSLQKPVAYLTCNFNRPINGKPALFTHDEVTTLFHEFGHGLHHMLTRIETPGVSGINGVPWDAVELPSQFMENWCWEPEALAFISGHYQTGESLPQALLDKMLAAKNYQAALFILRQLEFGLFDFRLHAEFDPAKGAQILEMLQEIKKLVAVVPGPSWGRFPHAFSHIFAGGYAAGYYSYLWADVLAADAYSRFEAEGIFNRETGQSFLDNILTLGGSEEPMDLFRRFRGREPQLDAMLEHYGIKG